Proteins found in one Planctomycetes bacterium MalM25 genomic segment:
- the ppiA_3 gene encoding Peptidyl-prolyl cis-trans isomerase A precursor: MLQDAAHRFALRTLLLGLALLAAVGTRCEATIVRYQFSIDGQALAPVDVRLFHTAMPRSTDNFLDYVNADRWDDTFVHRRATFGTSGVDVVQGGGFSVPSTGLVGNNNGQLFIDIDPVATFAPIDDEPGNGVAGISNTRGTIAYAKSGPNTATSQWFFSLGDNSVLDDPNDPGTGGFAAFGRILGDGLTTLDLIGALPVINLDGGLLRELPMKDQATVQALIDAANNNQPFNVLPTDVVQLDDVFQLALPDGDYNFDGVVDAADYTVWRDSNGSTTLAEADGNGDGVVNGADLTIWQNNYGAVASSAAFAVPEPTASLLVVMLGVVASPLRRSFRA; encoded by the coding sequence ATGCTCCAAGACGCTGCCCACCGGTTCGCTTTGCGCACCCTCCTGCTAGGACTGGCCCTGCTGGCCGCCGTCGGCACGCGGTGCGAAGCGACGATCGTCCGCTACCAGTTCAGCATCGATGGCCAGGCGCTCGCGCCGGTAGACGTGCGGCTCTTCCACACGGCGATGCCGCGATCGACCGATAACTTCCTGGACTACGTCAACGCCGATCGTTGGGACGACACCTTCGTGCATCGGCGTGCGACTTTCGGAACGAGCGGCGTCGATGTTGTGCAAGGCGGGGGCTTCTCGGTGCCGTCGACCGGCTTGGTCGGGAACAACAACGGACAGCTCTTCATTGACATCGACCCGGTTGCCACGTTCGCCCCGATCGACGACGAGCCCGGAAACGGAGTCGCCGGGATCTCCAACACCCGGGGCACCATCGCCTACGCCAAGTCGGGCCCGAACACCGCAACCTCTCAGTGGTTCTTCAGCCTTGGAGACAACTCGGTCCTCGACGACCCGAACGATCCGGGCACCGGCGGCTTCGCCGCGTTCGGACGCATTCTGGGGGATGGGTTGACCACGCTTGACCTGATCGGCGCCCTGCCGGTCATCAACTTGGACGGTGGGCTCCTGCGGGAGCTGCCGATGAAGGATCAGGCGACGGTGCAAGCGCTGATCGACGCCGCCAACAACAATCAGCCGTTCAATGTCTTGCCGACCGACGTGGTGCAGCTGGATGACGTGTTCCAGTTGGCGTTGCCGGATGGCGATTACAACTTCGATGGCGTGGTCGATGCGGCGGACTACACGGTCTGGCGTGACTCGAACGGCTCGACCACCCTCGCGGAGGCCGACGGCAACGGCGACGGCGTCGTCAATGGCGCCGATCTGACGATCTGGCAGAACAACTATGGGGCCGTGGCCTCCTCGGCCGCGTTCGCCGTGCCCGAGCCGACCGCCTCGCTCCTGGTGGTGATGCTCGGCGTGGTCGCATCGCCGCTCCGACGTTCGTTTCGCGCATAA
- the xylA gene encoding Xylose isomerase, with amino-acid sequence MTAFPEVTSPIAYEGPESRNPLAFKHYDADALVEGKSMRDHLRFSVVYWHTFRGTGADPFGPGAAVRPWEDGTDSVENAQNRARVAFEFFTKLGAPFYAFHDRDVAPEGASLSESNANFDAVAKVLKEEQDRTGVKLLWGTANAFSNPRYMHGAATSCNAEVFAYAAAQVKKALEVTHELDGEGYVFWGGREGYQCLWNTDMQREQEHLARFLHLAVDHAKKIGFNKPFYIEPKPKEPTKHQYDSDAAACLNFLRQFDLLEHFQLNLETNHATLAGHTMHHEMEVAGAAGALGSMDANTGDLLLGWDTDQFATDIYLTTQCMHAALKYGGFTTGGVNFDAKVRRESFEPIDLFYAHIGSMDAFARGLKIAAAMRADGRVDSMVKERYASWDAGLGAEIEAGKHSFESLEKIMLDKGEASPNTSGRQELFENVINEYL; translated from the coding sequence ATGACCGCGTTCCCGGAAGTCACCTCCCCGATCGCCTACGAAGGCCCGGAAAGCCGCAATCCGCTCGCCTTCAAGCACTACGACGCCGACGCGCTGGTCGAGGGCAAGTCGATGCGGGACCACCTCCGGTTCAGCGTCGTCTACTGGCACACCTTCCGGGGCACGGGCGCCGACCCATTCGGCCCCGGCGCGGCGGTGCGGCCCTGGGAAGACGGGACCGATTCGGTCGAGAACGCCCAGAACCGCGCCCGCGTGGCGTTCGAGTTCTTCACGAAGCTCGGCGCGCCGTTCTACGCGTTCCACGACCGCGACGTCGCGCCCGAGGGGGCCTCGCTCAGCGAGTCGAACGCCAACTTCGACGCCGTCGCCAAGGTGCTCAAGGAAGAGCAAGACCGCACCGGCGTGAAGCTGCTGTGGGGCACGGCGAACGCCTTCAGCAACCCGCGCTACATGCACGGCGCCGCCACGAGCTGCAACGCCGAGGTCTTCGCCTACGCCGCCGCGCAGGTGAAGAAGGCGCTCGAAGTGACCCACGAACTGGACGGCGAGGGGTACGTCTTCTGGGGCGGCCGCGAGGGCTACCAGTGCCTCTGGAACACCGACATGCAGCGTGAGCAGGAACACCTGGCCCGCTTCCTACACCTGGCCGTCGACCACGCCAAGAAGATCGGTTTCAACAAGCCGTTCTACATCGAGCCGAAGCCGAAGGAGCCGACCAAGCACCAGTACGACTCGGACGCGGCGGCTTGCCTCAACTTCCTGCGTCAGTTCGATCTGCTGGAGCACTTCCAGCTCAACCTGGAAACGAACCACGCCACCCTCGCGGGGCACACGATGCACCACGAGATGGAAGTCGCCGGCGCCGCCGGGGCACTCGGGTCGATGGACGCCAACACGGGCGACCTCTTGCTCGGCTGGGACACCGACCAGTTCGCCACGGACATCTACCTCACCACGCAGTGCATGCACGCCGCGCTCAAGTACGGCGGCTTCACCACCGGCGGCGTGAACTTCGACGCGAAGGTCCGCCGCGAGAGCTTCGAGCCGATCGACCTGTTCTACGCGCACATCGGCTCGATGGACGCCTTCGCCCGCGGCCTAAAGATCGCCGCCGCGATGCGGGCGGACGGGCGCGTCGACTCGATGGTCAAGGAGCGCTACGCGAGCTGGGACGCGGGCCTCGGCGCCGAAATCGAGGCGGGCAAGCACAGCTTCGAATCGCTCGAGAAGATCATGCTCGATAAGGGCGAAGCCTCCCCCAACACCAGCGGCCGGCAGGAGCTGTTCGAGAACGTGATCAACGAGTACCTGTGA
- the axeA1_2 gene encoding Acetylxylan esterase precursor: MSEPIRIACVGASITFGRGLPNRRQECYPAVLQRLLDGSAGEGVCQVRNFGYSGATISRGSNEPYWETPSFLSAERFRPQITLIMLGTNDAQFANEAARARLETDLKDLIGHYRGLGAKVLVADPPPVFPPVAEIDFHALASVVRPAIRRVAAEWGVPAVDFLTPLAGDQEAFPDGLHPTAAVAERIARLAHAVIEPLLDEVVTLS, from the coding sequence GTGTCAGAACCGATCCGCATTGCTTGTGTTGGCGCGAGCATCACCTTCGGGCGTGGCCTGCCGAACCGCCGTCAGGAGTGCTATCCGGCCGTGCTGCAGCGGCTGCTCGACGGCTCGGCGGGGGAGGGGGTCTGCCAAGTGCGGAACTTCGGCTACAGCGGGGCGACCATCTCGCGCGGGTCGAACGAGCCTTATTGGGAAACGCCCAGCTTCCTCTCGGCGGAGCGTTTCCGTCCGCAGATCACGCTGATCATGCTGGGCACGAACGACGCCCAGTTCGCCAACGAGGCCGCCCGGGCGAGGCTCGAAACGGACCTTAAGGACCTCATCGGCCATTACCGCGGCCTGGGGGCGAAAGTGCTGGTCGCCGACCCGCCCCCCGTCTTCCCGCCCGTTGCGGAGATCGATTTCCACGCCCTCGCAAGCGTGGTCAGGCCGGCGATCCGCCGCGTGGCGGCCGAATGGGGCGTCCCGGCGGTCGATTTCCTCACCCCCTTGGCGGGCGACCAGGAGGCCTTCCCGGACGGGCTGCACCCGACGGCGGCCGTCGCCGAGCGGATCGCCCGCCTCGCCCATGCGGTGATTGAGCCCCTGCTGGACGAGGTCGTAACTCTTTCTTGA
- the cynT gene encoding Carbonic anhydrase: protein MAKKKAAKNRVSADTALKRLKAGNERYLGHDALNYPTDNERTVFATSQQPYAIVLSCADSRVSPEILFNVSLNEIFVVRVAGNIADTTSIASIEYAVAHLNTNLIVVLGHEACGAVGAALAVADEAQDLGYNLNNLVAHITPAVAAAKKKKAFEKDPIAATVKENTKLNAKELRTRSPIISKARGVKIVAGYYSLVKGKVDFTNWIE, encoded by the coding sequence ATGGCGAAGAAGAAAGCCGCCAAGAACCGAGTTTCCGCCGACACCGCGCTGAAGCGGCTCAAGGCGGGCAACGAGCGTTACCTCGGCCACGACGCGCTCAATTACCCGACCGATAATGAGCGGACCGTCTTCGCCACCTCGCAGCAGCCGTACGCGATCGTGCTGAGCTGCGCTGACAGCCGGGTCTCTCCCGAGATCCTGTTCAACGTCTCCTTGAACGAGATCTTCGTGGTTCGCGTGGCGGGCAATATCGCCGATACGACCTCAATCGCGAGCATCGAGTACGCGGTCGCTCACCTGAACACGAACCTGATCGTCGTGTTGGGACACGAGGCGTGCGGTGCGGTCGGCGCCGCGTTGGCAGTGGCCGATGAGGCGCAGGACCTGGGGTACAACCTCAACAACCTGGTCGCCCACATCACGCCCGCGGTCGCCGCCGCGAAGAAGAAGAAGGCCTTCGAGAAAGACCCGATCGCCGCGACCGTGAAAGAGAACACCAAGCTGAACGCCAAGGAACTCCGAACGCGTTCGCCCATCATCAGCAAGGCCCGCGGCGTGAAGATCGTCGCCGGGTACTACAGCCTGGTGAAGGGGAAGGTCGACTTCACCAACTGGATTGAGTAG
- a CDS encoding Arylsulfatase, whose translation MRLALIALWCGLAADVQSADRPNILWITSEDNGPQMGCYGDAFADTPHLDALATRGVCYDNAWSNAPVCSAARSTILTGCYPPRLGAQHHRAWVEPPEWLSYCPTLMRGAGYFCTNPAKTDYNFATPGGDGGKALWDKPAAGAPWRGRAEGQPFFAVVNFTTTHESQTRKRPHTPVHEAADVPLPPYWPDTPVVRKDWAQYYDKMTEMDAQAGALLAKLEEDGLAEETIVFYYGDHGPGFPRCKRSLYESGLRVPMIVAVPPKWKELVPGEPGSHSDRLVGFVDLAPTVLRLAGAEPPEWMDGSAFLGPDADPPKATLFGFRGRMDGRYDFSRAVRDKRWLYVRNYLIDRPGGSHNAYMFETPLTQEWKRLFDAGGLPDAQADYWRNHPAEELFDLRDDPDSLVNLAGEPAHGLTLVRMRGLLNQRLKATGDIGFLSEAELMARADGGSTADLVAEGKYDFDRIYHAADEASRVDEYGPGQFAAMLADGDSGVRYWGAIGLRFRGEGAVTAAAAELTAMLDDPNPSCRVAAAEALAGHGPESARPAALEALLRIVESKDDDFYAAVLAWNSLDGLDEAARPLLSRLRKVDLEGPLPKKHPAYYRLNKMLANLSAKTLADLEAAPK comes from the coding sequence ATGCGTCTTGCTCTGATAGCGCTGTGGTGCGGCCTCGCCGCTGACGTCCAGTCGGCCGATCGGCCGAACATCTTGTGGATCACCAGCGAAGACAACGGCCCGCAGATGGGCTGCTACGGCGATGCGTTCGCCGACACGCCGCACCTCGACGCCCTCGCTACGCGGGGGGTCTGCTACGACAACGCCTGGTCGAACGCCCCGGTCTGTTCGGCGGCCCGCTCGACGATCCTCACCGGCTGCTACCCGCCCCGGCTGGGAGCGCAGCATCACCGGGCGTGGGTCGAGCCGCCCGAGTGGCTGAGCTACTGCCCGACGCTCATGCGCGGGGCGGGCTACTTCTGCACGAACCCGGCGAAGACCGACTACAACTTCGCCACGCCCGGCGGCGACGGGGGCAAGGCGTTGTGGGACAAGCCGGCGGCCGGCGCGCCGTGGCGGGGCAGGGCGGAGGGGCAGCCCTTCTTCGCGGTGGTGAATTTCACGACCACCCACGAGAGCCAGACCCGCAAACGCCCCCACACGCCGGTCCACGAAGCGGCCGACGTGCCGCTCCCCCCGTACTGGCCCGACACGCCGGTCGTGCGCAAGGACTGGGCGCAGTACTACGACAAGATGACCGAGATGGACGCCCAGGCGGGCGCGTTGCTTGCGAAGCTGGAGGAGGACGGCCTCGCGGAGGAGACGATCGTCTTCTACTACGGTGACCACGGCCCCGGCTTCCCGCGTTGCAAACGCTCGCTCTACGAGTCGGGCCTGCGCGTGCCGATGATCGTCGCCGTGCCGCCCAAGTGGAAGGAGCTCGTGCCCGGCGAGCCGGGCTCGCACAGCGACCGGCTGGTCGGCTTCGTCGATCTCGCGCCGACGGTGCTCCGACTCGCCGGCGCCGAGCCGCCCGAGTGGATGGACGGCAGTGCGTTCCTCGGCCCCGACGCCGACCCCCCGAAGGCGACGCTCTTCGGCTTCCGCGGGCGTATGGACGGGCGGTACGACTTCAGCCGCGCCGTGCGGGACAAGCGGTGGCTGTACGTCCGCAACTACCTGATCGACCGGCCGGGCGGGTCGCACAACGCGTACATGTTCGAGACGCCGCTCACGCAGGAGTGGAAGCGGCTGTTCGACGCCGGAGGGCTGCCCGACGCGCAAGCCGATTACTGGCGCAACCACCCGGCGGAGGAACTGTTCGACCTGCGGGACGACCCCGATTCGCTCGTGAACCTCGCGGGCGAACCGGCCCACGGGCTGACCCTGGTCCGGATGCGCGGCTTGCTGAATCAACGGCTGAAGGCGACCGGTGACATCGGCTTCCTCTCCGAGGCAGAACTCATGGCGCGGGCCGACGGCGGCTCGACCGCCGACCTGGTCGCCGAAGGCAAGTACGACTTCGACCGCATCTATCACGCCGCCGACGAAGCGAGCCGCGTCGATGAGTACGGCCCGGGACAGTTCGCCGCGATGCTCGCCGACGGCGACTCGGGCGTCCGGTACTGGGGCGCGATCGGCCTGCGGTTCCGTGGAGAAGGGGCCGTGACGGCCGCCGCCGCGGAGCTGACCGCGATGCTCGACGACCCGAACCCCTCGTGCCGCGTCGCGGCCGCGGAGGCGCTCGCGGGACACGGACCGGAATCGGCCCGGCCCGCCGCGTTGGAGGCGTTGCTGAGGATCGTCGAGTCGAAGGACGACGACTTCTACGCCGCCGTGCTCGCCTGGAACTCGCTCGACGGCCTCGACGAGGCGGCCCGTCCGCTGCTCAGCCGTTTGCGCAAGGTCGATCTGGAAGGGCCTTTGCCCAAGAAGCACCCGGCCTACTACCGACTGAACAAGATGCTGGCGAACCTGTCCGCCAAGACGCTTGCCGATCTGGAGGCCGCGCCTAAGTAA
- a CDS encoding Ankyrin repeat protein translates to MAAAGIGAKSVGEHPGTEEEVIEAIELLVGFGAAVDAVDKNNQTAMHGAAYRNYSRVVTRLADLGADPSVWNIKNHHGSTPEQIAQGRRPGSLKPSPETVAALQNAIETRSSSGKPGVLIRDR, encoded by the coding sequence ATGGCCGCCGCCGGAATCGGCGCCAAGTCGGTTGGGGAACACCCGGGGACCGAAGAGGAGGTGATCGAGGCGATCGAGTTGCTCGTGGGTTTCGGCGCCGCCGTCGACGCAGTTGATAAGAATAATCAAACCGCCATGCACGGCGCGGCGTATCGCAACTACTCACGCGTGGTGACCCGCCTCGCTGATCTCGGCGCCGACCCGAGTGTTTGGAACATCAAGAACCATCATGGATCGACGCCTGAGCAAATCGCGCAGGGTAGACGCCCCGGCTCGCTAAAGCCATCACCTGAAACGGTAGCCGCATTGCAAAATGCGATTGAGACACGCTCCTCCAGCGGAAAGCCCGGAGTCTTAATCCGAGACCGTTGA